In a single window of the Arachis hypogaea cultivar Tifrunner chromosome 6, arahy.Tifrunner.gnm2.J5K5, whole genome shotgun sequence genome:
- the LOC112695264 gene encoding heterogeneous nuclear ribonucleoprotein Q — protein sequence MSEGAEVNERVDIDEENYMEEIDDDVEEQIDDHGQEAPEPPHEHKGSPAEAAAKDQLPEQEQERSDTAAEILQDGQKPSSVNEEDEEKEKHDELLALPPHGSEVFIGGLPRDANEDDLKALCEPMGDVLEVRLMKDKDTGENRGYAFVAFKTKEVAQKAIEDIHNKEFKGKTLRCSLSETKHRLFISNIPKTWTEDEFRKHVEAVGPGVENIELIKDPQNPTRNRGFAFVLYYNNACADYSRQKMSIASFKLGGNTPNVTWADPKISPDHSSSSQVKALYVKNIPENVTTEQLKELFRRHGEVTKVVMPPGKAGGKRDFGFIHYAERSSVLKAVKDTEKYEINGQVLEVVLAKPQTDRKAEVSYAYNPVLHPSHLIHPGYGSFSGNLYGSLAAGYGVATGYQQPMIYGRGPMPAGMQMVPMVLPDGQIGYVLQQPGVQAPPARPRRTDRNNGPSGQPGRAGGGGSEESNRNRRYRPY from the exons ATGTCCGAGGGTGCGGAGGTCAATGAGCGTGTCGACATTGATGAGGAGAATTATATGGAAGAgattgatgatgatgttgaagaaCAGATAGATGACCATGGACAAGAAGCACCTGAACCTCCACATGAACATAAGGGGTCACCTGCTGAGGCTGCTGCTAAAGATCAGTTGCCTgaacaagaacaagaaagaagTGACACTGCTGCAGAAATTCTCCAAGATGGGCAGAAACCATCTTCTGTCAATGAAGAAGATGAGGAGAAGGAAAAGCATGATGAACTTCTTGCCCTTCCTCCTCATGGTTCTGAAGTCTTCATTGGTGGGCTTCCTCGCGATGCCAATGAAGATGATTTGAAGGCATTGTGCGAGCCAATGGGTGACGTTCTAGAG GTGCGACTAATGAAGGACAAGGACACCGGCGAAAACAGGGGTTATGCTTTTGTGGCTTTTAAAACAAAGGAGGTAGCACAAAAGGCCATTGAAGACATACACAACAAGGAATTTAAG GGCAAAACCTTGAGGTGTTCACTGTCTGAAACGAAACACAGATTGTTCATTAGTAACATTCCAAAGACTTGGACGGAGGATGAGTTCAGGAAACATGTCGAGGCTGTTGGTCCGGGTGTTGAAAACATCGAGCTCATCAAG gACCCCCAAAACCCCACTAGGAATCGTGGGTTTGCTTTTGTTTTGTATTACAATAATGCATGTGCTGACTATTCGCGGCAAAAGATGTCAATTGCAAGTTTTAAGCTGGGTGGTAATACCCCAAATGTCACATGGGCAGATCCAAAGATCTCACCTGATCATTCTTCATCTTCACAG GTTAAAGCTCTATATGTTAAAAACATACCTGAGAATGTTACTACTGAACAACTAAAAGAACTATTCCGGCGACATGGAGAAGTGACAAAAGTGGTCATGCCACCTGGTAAAGCTGGAGGGAAACGTGATTTTGGTTTCATTCATTATGCAGAGCGGTCAAGTGTATTGAAAGCTGTCAAAGATACAGAGAAATATGAAATTAATG GCCAAGTGCTTGAAGTTGTTCTTGCCAAGCCTCAAACTGATAGAAAAGCTGAAGTTAGTTATGCCTACAATCCTGTACTTCATCCAAGCCATCTTATACATCCCGGATATGGTAGTTTTTCTGGAAATCTTTACGGCTCTTTAGCTGCAGGATATGGTGTTGCTACAGGTTATCAACAG CCAATGATTTATGGGAGAGGTCCAATGCCGGCAGGAATGCAGATGGTTCCAATGGTATTACCAGATGGTCAAATCGGCTATGTCCT TCAACAGCCTGGTGTACAGGCACCACCGGCCCGACCTCGCAGAACTGATCGGAACAATGGTCCAAGTGGTCAACCGGGCCGAGCAGGAGGTGGTGGCAGCGAAGAAAGCAACCGTAATAGAAGGTACCGACCCTATTAG